The following proteins are encoded in a genomic region of Hippoglossus hippoglossus isolate fHipHip1 chromosome 3, fHipHip1.pri, whole genome shotgun sequence:
- the drd4b gene encoding dopamine receptor D4b isoform X2: MLMCDGLMTMDVLLCTASIFNLCAISVDRFIAVSIPLNYNRKHVDQRQLVLLSATWLLALAVASPVLFGINNVPDRDPSECKLEDSNYIVYSSVCSFFIPCPIMLLLYFGVFRGLQHWEEARRAKLRSSIEACRKLQHAAVATALPPLAGTIPGPLPMPLPRIIERDLAQSRLDDSDDCRKQEIPYPRKYRENSVPTLTFSQLQRRKKRAKINSRERKAMRVLPVVVGCFLFCWTPFFVVHTTRALCLTCAIPPGLMSTVTWLGYVNSALNPIIYTIFNTEFKKFFKKCFRSCCWLQLSLRR; this comes from the exons ATGCTGATGTGTGACGGCCTGATGACCATGGATGTGTTGCTGTGCACAGCTTCCATATTCAACCTGTGTGCCATCAGTGTGgacag GTTCATCGCTGTGTCCATCCCTCTGAATTATAACCGTAAGCATGTGGACCAGCGTCAGCTCGTCCTGCTGTCGGCCACATGGCTGCTGGCCCTGGCCGTGGCCTCACCCGTCCTCTTCGGCATCAACAACGTGCCCGACCGCGACCCCAGCGAGTGCAAGCTGGAGGACAGCAACTATATTGTTTATTCCTCCGTCTGCTCCTTCTTCATCCCCTGCCCCATCATGCTCCTGCTCTACTTTGGTGTTTTCCGCGGGCTGCAGCACTGGGAGGAGGCTCGTAGAGCCAAACTACGCAGCAGCATCGAGGcctgcaggaagctgcagcacGCCGCCGTCGCCACCGCCCTCCCCCCGCTGGCGGGCACCATCCCCGGGCCTCTGCCCATGCCTCTGCCCAGGATCATCGAGAGGGACTTGGCCCAGTCTCGGCTGGACGATTCAGACGACTGCAGAAAGCAGGAGATTCCTTATCCTCGGAAGTACAGAGAGAACTCGGTCCCCACGCTGACTTTCAGCCAACTGcagcggaggaagaagagagcgAAGATCAACAGCAGGGAGAGGAAGGCCATGAGGGTGCTGCCTGTCGTAGTAG GTTGCTTCCTGTTCTGCTGGACGCCGTTCTTCGTCGTCCACACAACACGAGCTTTGTGTTTGACCTGCGCCATCCCGCCCGGTCTGATGAGCACCGTCACCTGGCTGGGCTACGTCAACAGTGCTCTCAACCCCATCATCTACACCATCTTCAACACCGAGTTCAAGAAATTCTTCAAGAAATGTTTCcgcagctgctgctggctgcagctttCACTGAGGCGCTGA
- the drd4b gene encoding dopamine receptor D4b isoform X1 yields the protein MKNTPERDALLRTSSASVPAPGTMSVNSSDLNHTVPVATRYNVPALILGILLIVVITGGNVLVCLSVHVEKALKTTTNYFIVSLAAADLMLALMVLPLFVYSEFQGGVWTLNMLMCDGLMTMDVLLCTASIFNLCAISVDRFIAVSIPLNYNRKHVDQRQLVLLSATWLLALAVASPVLFGINNVPDRDPSECKLEDSNYIVYSSVCSFFIPCPIMLLLYFGVFRGLQHWEEARRAKLRSSIEACRKLQHAAVATALPPLAGTIPGPLPMPLPRIIERDLAQSRLDDSDDCRKQEIPYPRKYRENSVPTLTFSQLQRRKKRAKINSRERKAMRVLPVVVGCFLFCWTPFFVVHTTRALCLTCAIPPGLMSTVTWLGYVNSALNPIIYTIFNTEFKKFFKKCFRSCCWLQLSLRR from the exons ATGAAAAACACACCGGAGAGAGACGCTCTTCTTCGGACAAGCAGCGCGTCAGTCCCCGCACCGGGGACCATGTCGGTCAACTCCTCGGACCTGAACCACACGGTGCCGGTGGCCACTCGTTATAACGTCCCCGCGCTCATCCTCGGTATCTTACTCATTGTGGTCATCACCGGGGGAAACGTGCTCGTGTGTCTGAGCGTGCACGTGGAGAAGGCGTTAAAAACCACCACCAACTATTTCATCGTCAGTTTAGCGGCTGCAGATCTGATGCTGGCGCTGATGGTTCTACCGCTGTTCGTCTACTCCGAG TTTCAGGGTGGAGTTTGGACCTTGAACATGCTGATGTGTGACGGCCTGATGACCATGGATGTGTTGCTGTGCACAGCTTCCATATTCAACCTGTGTGCCATCAGTGTGgacag GTTCATCGCTGTGTCCATCCCTCTGAATTATAACCGTAAGCATGTGGACCAGCGTCAGCTCGTCCTGCTGTCGGCCACATGGCTGCTGGCCCTGGCCGTGGCCTCACCCGTCCTCTTCGGCATCAACAACGTGCCCGACCGCGACCCCAGCGAGTGCAAGCTGGAGGACAGCAACTATATTGTTTATTCCTCCGTCTGCTCCTTCTTCATCCCCTGCCCCATCATGCTCCTGCTCTACTTTGGTGTTTTCCGCGGGCTGCAGCACTGGGAGGAGGCTCGTAGAGCCAAACTACGCAGCAGCATCGAGGcctgcaggaagctgcagcacGCCGCCGTCGCCACCGCCCTCCCCCCGCTGGCGGGCACCATCCCCGGGCCTCTGCCCATGCCTCTGCCCAGGATCATCGAGAGGGACTTGGCCCAGTCTCGGCTGGACGATTCAGACGACTGCAGAAAGCAGGAGATTCCTTATCCTCGGAAGTACAGAGAGAACTCGGTCCCCACGCTGACTTTCAGCCAACTGcagcggaggaagaagagagcgAAGATCAACAGCAGGGAGAGGAAGGCCATGAGGGTGCTGCCTGTCGTAGTAG GTTGCTTCCTGTTCTGCTGGACGCCGTTCTTCGTCGTCCACACAACACGAGCTTTGTGTTTGACCTGCGCCATCCCGCCCGGTCTGATGAGCACCGTCACCTGGCTGGGCTACGTCAACAGTGCTCTCAACCCCATCATCTACACCATCTTCAACACCGAGTTCAAGAAATTCTTCAAGAAATGTTTCcgcagctgctgctggctgcagctttCACTGAGGCGCTGA
- the sirt3 gene encoding NAD-dependent protein deacetylase sirtuin-3, mitochondrial isoform X2 translates to MAGAGISTPSGIPDFRSPGSGLYDNLRQYDLPYAEAIFEIGFFHQNPHPFFALAKELYPGNYQPNLTHHFVRLLQKKGQLLRMYTQNIDGLERLAGIPPELLVEAHGTFATATCTVCLRKYEGHDLRPDVMSGIVPKCPTCKGVVKPDIVFFGEELPRHFFKYLTDFPLADLLIIMGTSLEVEPFASLAGAVRSSVPRLLINRDPVGPFAWSRRPQDVLQLGDVVSGVQALVGALGWTQELDQVMAAAAQEATTKTEE, encoded by the exons ATGGCCGGCGCTGGGATTAGTACACCGAGTGGCATCCCTGACTTCAG GTCTCCAGGCAGCGGTCTCTATGACAACCTGCGGCAGTACGACCTGCCCTACGCGGAGGCCATATTCGAGATTGGCTTCTTCCACCAAAACCCTCATCCCTTCTTCGCCTTGGCCAAAGAGTTGTATCCAGGAAACTACCAGCCCAACCTGACCCACCACTTTGTCCGCCTGCTTCAGAAGAAGGGGCAGCTTCTCAGGATGTACACGCAGAACATTGACGGACTGGAAAGAT TGGCAGGGATTCCTCCTGAGCTGCTGGTCGAGGCCCACGGTACGTTCGCCACCGCCACCTGCACCGTCTGCTTGAGAAAATATGAGGGCCATGATCTGCGA CCCGATGTGATGAGTGGGATTGTCCCTAAGTGTCCCACCTGTAAAGGGGTGGTGAAGCCTGACATCGTGTTTTTCGGAGAGGAGCTTCCACGGCATTTCTTCAAGTACCTCACAGACTTTCCTCTGGCAGATCTGCTGATCATCATGGGCACGTCACTGGAG GTGGAGCCCTTCGCCAGCCTGGCAGGGGCCGTGCGCAGCTCCGTCCCTCGCCTGCTCATCAACAGGGACCCGGTGGGGCCCTTCGCCTGGAGCCGCCGGCCCCAGGATGTGCTTCAGCTGGGCGACGTGGTGAGCGGCGTGCAGGCCCTGGTGGGCGCCCTGGGCTGGACTCAGGAGTTAGACCAGgtgatggctgctgctgctcaggag GCGACAACAAAGACAGAGGAGTGA
- the sirt3 gene encoding NAD-dependent protein deacetylase sirtuin-3, mitochondrial isoform X1, translating to MASSLVNSSLMSTVRLCVCRRLCSAQGCGRGSPAAGAAAQFRKTNFSWCDGARGLLSHGGGAAAEQLTLEDIAKNIRERQHHRVVVMAGAGISTPSGIPDFRSPGSGLYDNLRQYDLPYAEAIFEIGFFHQNPHPFFALAKELYPGNYQPNLTHHFVRLLQKKGQLLRMYTQNIDGLERLAGIPPELLVEAHGTFATATCTVCLRKYEGHDLRPDVMSGIVPKCPTCKGVVKPDIVFFGEELPRHFFKYLTDFPLADLLIIMGTSLEVEPFASLAGAVRSSVPRLLINRDPVGPFAWSRRPQDVLQLGDVVSGVQALVGALGWTQELDQVMAAAAQEATTKTEE from the exons ATGGCTTCTTCTCTGGTCAACTCCTCATTAATGTCAACggtcagactgtgtgtgtgtaggagactctgctctgcacagg gTTGTGGTCGGGGGAGTCCAGCTGCAGGTGCAGCAGCTCAGTTCAG AAAAACCAACTTCTCCTGGTGCGATGGAGCTCGAGGACTTCTTTCCCATGGTGGCGGAGCAGCGGCGGAGCAGCTGACCCTCGAGGACATCGCCAAAAACATTAGAGAGCGGCAGCACCACAGGGTGGTGGTGATGGCCGGCGCTGGGATTAGTACACCGAGTGGCATCCCTGACTTCAG GTCTCCAGGCAGCGGTCTCTATGACAACCTGCGGCAGTACGACCTGCCCTACGCGGAGGCCATATTCGAGATTGGCTTCTTCCACCAAAACCCTCATCCCTTCTTCGCCTTGGCCAAAGAGTTGTATCCAGGAAACTACCAGCCCAACCTGACCCACCACTTTGTCCGCCTGCTTCAGAAGAAGGGGCAGCTTCTCAGGATGTACACGCAGAACATTGACGGACTGGAAAGAT TGGCAGGGATTCCTCCTGAGCTGCTGGTCGAGGCCCACGGTACGTTCGCCACCGCCACCTGCACCGTCTGCTTGAGAAAATATGAGGGCCATGATCTGCGA CCCGATGTGATGAGTGGGATTGTCCCTAAGTGTCCCACCTGTAAAGGGGTGGTGAAGCCTGACATCGTGTTTTTCGGAGAGGAGCTTCCACGGCATTTCTTCAAGTACCTCACAGACTTTCCTCTGGCAGATCTGCTGATCATCATGGGCACGTCACTGGAG GTGGAGCCCTTCGCCAGCCTGGCAGGGGCCGTGCGCAGCTCCGTCCCTCGCCTGCTCATCAACAGGGACCCGGTGGGGCCCTTCGCCTGGAGCCGCCGGCCCCAGGATGTGCTTCAGCTGGGCGACGTGGTGAGCGGCGTGCAGGCCCTGGTGGGCGCCCTGGGCTGGACTCAGGAGTTAGACCAGgtgatggctgctgctgctcaggag GCGACAACAAAGACAGAGGAGTGA